Proteins encoded together in one Solanum lycopersicum chromosome 7, SLM_r2.1 window:
- the LOC101265348 gene encoding uncharacterized protein, with protein MKKRLRESRIKHQTTIIDTTLTQGTSLIKHLAACNASIRSKAFAHLQTWLVTQTQLDDDDMKKLWKGLFYCLWHSDKAPAQALLINRICSMVKTLDFGLCLHYFSAFLITLRREWNGIDHLRLDKFYLLIRKFLRVVFELMKKYGWNLEIMVKCNEILENNAFLATDKLLGHGVNYHIASVFLDELKGCFVPVQEDVVFCLFKPFLSVLGKSEDKIMVGKVKNCVFEELLKIGRSLLERRKEGVEVDESYDDVAFGIIALKTGFSGKLFEVGSSMDCVQGNRKVVLKLHEEFLRLEKEFEASGIEFSLPETNEVVDDGEDVPQLIPIEDSLTGKVGDLENDEGFGDEALRKCKKVKRAVDGGSKKAKKKEKKKKVSEDDTLVEENETNELEATKREKKKKKKKKNGLSNGDSRENMIAINGDSSNYELVTENKVTFNEEVISNLQMQFEKVAAEVASDDDNDSSHTPTISMKKKRKRGKIAEGTESCIHVISSEGNAATKSTEKSSKKVRFAMKNNLIWKPNSPMPPQNLRLPPTLTPRGSALKKGVPPGPIREMPLSKKMKQKKKGRKILRTVSPAMKRLKKMKAVST; from the coding sequence ATGAAGAAGAGACTCAGAGAATCCAGAATCAAACACCAAACAACCATTATTGACACCACCTTAACACAAGGTACTTCTCTGATAAAGCATTTAGCTGCTTGTAACGCTTCCATTAGGTCAAAAGCATTCGCACATCTTCAAACATGGCTTGTAACACAAACTCAACtcgatgatgatgatatgaagaAGTTGTGGAAGGGACTTTTCTACTGTCTCTGGCATTCTGATAAAGCCCCTGCTCAAGCTCTACTTATCAACCGTATTTGCTCTATGGTGAAAACTCTTGATTTCGGTCTTTGTTTGCATTATTTTTCTGCTTTTTTGATAACCCTTCGTCGTGAATGGAATGGTATTGACCATTTGAGATTGGACAAGTTTTACTTGCTAATTAGGAAATTTCTTAGGGTAGTTTTTGAATTGATGAAGAAATATGGTTGGAATTTGGAGATTATGGTAAAATGTAATGAGATATTGGAAAATAATGCTTTTCTTGCTACAGATAAGTTGTTGGGTCATGGGGTGAATTATCATATTGCTTCTGTTTTTCTTGATGAGCTAAAAGGTTGTTTTGTTCCGGTCCAAGAGGATGTGGTTTTCTGCTTGTTTAAGCCCTTTTTGAGTGTATTGGGGAAGTCTGAGGATAAAATTATGGTTGGGAAAGTGAAAAATTGTGTGTTTGAGGAGTTGTTAAAGATTGGGAGGAGCTTGCTGGAGAGGAGGAAGGAAGGTGTGGAGGTGGATGAGAGCTATGATGATGTAGCATTTGGGATTATCGCATTGAAAACAGGGTTTTCAGGAAAGCTTTTTGAGGTTGGTTCATCCATGGACTGTGTTCAGGGTAATAGGAAGGTAGTGTTGAAATTGCACGAGGAGTTCTTGAGGTTGGAGAAGGAGTTTGAAGCTTCGGGGATTGAATTTAGTCTGCCTGAGACGAATGAGGTTGTTGATGATGGTGAAGATGTGCCTCAGTTAATACCCATTGAGGATAGTTTGACTGGTAAAGTGGGTGATTTAGAGAATGATGAAGGATTTGGTGATGAGGCTTTAAGGAAATGCAAAAAGGTGAAGAGAGCAGTAGATGGAGGCAGTAAAAAGgctaagaagaaagaaaagaaaaagaaggtttCTGAGGATGACACTTTGGTTGAGGAAAACGAGACCAATGAGCTCGAGGCTACTAAAcgggagaaaaagaaaaagaaaaagaagaaaaatgggcTTAGTAATGGTGACAGCAGGGAGAATATGATTGCTATTAATGGTGATAGTTCCAATTACGAGCTGGTCACTGAGAACAAAGTGACTTTTAATGAAGAAGTGATTTCAAATCTTCAGATGCAGTTTGAGAAGGTTGCTGCTGAAGTTGCTTCAGACGATGACAACGATTCATCTCACACACCTACTATTtctatgaaaaagaaaagaaagagaggaAAAATTGCTGAGGGAACAGAGTCTTGCATCCATGTTATAAGTAGTGAAGGGAATGCTGCTACAAAGAGCACAGAGAAAAGTTCAAAGAAGGTTAGGTTTGCTATGAAGAACAACCTGATATGGAAACCAAACAGTCCAATGCCTCCACAAAACTTACGGTTGCCACCCACTCTTACTCCCCGAGGTAGTGCTTTGAAGAAGGGGGTGCCTCCTGGCCCCATAAGAGAGATGCCTCTCTCCAAGAAGatgaaacagaaaaagaaaggcCGCAAGATACTAAGGACAGTCTCCCCTGCCATGAAGCGACTGAAAAAGATGAAAGCTGTGTCTACTTAG